One Novosphingobium sp. G106 DNA segment encodes these proteins:
- a CDS encoding DUF2478 domain-containing protein produces the protein MERQSKPIAIVQGASSAEIQRLLAVFVDRHAPRLRIAGLIEGAAGEGAACGAGQLRSIGSGGSFALFQELGPGSESCSLDSSGVVQASEQVCNDIARGCDLVVLSKFGKLEAENRSGLISAFVAAMEAGLPILTSVSPKHMAAWSAFAAPFFVTLPPEMAALESWQASAGDYSSCHAEAP, from the coding sequence ATGGAACGGCAGTCCAAACCGATCGCGATCGTCCAGGGGGCGAGCAGCGCCGAGATCCAGCGTTTGCTGGCGGTCTTCGTCGATCGCCATGCGCCGCGTCTGCGGATCGCCGGGCTGATCGAAGGCGCGGCGGGCGAGGGCGCTGCCTGCGGTGCCGGCCAGCTTCGCAGCATCGGCAGCGGCGGCAGCTTCGCACTGTTCCAGGAACTGGGACCAGGCTCGGAATCCTGTTCGCTCGATAGTTCGGGCGTGGTCCAGGCGAGCGAGCAGGTCTGCAACGACATCGCCCGCGGCTGCGACCTCGTCGTCCTGAGCAAGTTCGGCAAGCTTGAGGCGGAGAACCGCTCCGGGCTGATTTCGGCCTTCGTTGCGGCGATGGAGGCGGGGCTGCCGATCCTGACTTCGGTCTCGCCCAAGCATATGGCGGCTTGGTCGGCCTTCGCCGCGCCATTCTTCGTCACCTTGCCGCCTGAGATGGCCGCGCTTGAAAGCTGGCAGGCCAGCGCCGGCGACTATTCGAGTTGTCATGCGGAAGCCCCATAA
- the trmFO gene encoding methylenetetrahydrofolate--tRNA-(uracil(54)-C(5))-methyltransferase (FADH(2)-oxidizing) TrmFO, with the protein MQYDVHIIGGGLAGSEAAWQLARRGLRVRLSEMRGTGERSPAHQTDALAELVCSNSFRSDDDEKNAVGLLHHEMRQCGSLVMAAAAKAQVPAGSALAVDRDVFSAEVEAALAAQPTLEIVRERIDRLPDAGLTIIATGPLTAEALAGSIGTATGADSLAFFDAIAPIVYRDSIDMDVCWMASRWDKGETKDYINCPMTKEQYLAFHAGLIAGEKTEFKEWEANTPYFQACMPIEVMAERGVETLRFGPMKPVGLDDPRTASEQFPNGRWPYAVVQLRQDNKLGTIWNMVGFQTKLKHAEQVRLFRTIPGLENAEFARLGGLHRNTFLNSPVLLDRQLRLKTAPHVRFAGQITGCEGYVESAAVGLMTGLMTAAEIAGHDWQAPPRTTAMGALLAHITGDAEAESYQPMNVNFGLFPPPPPEVKKKQRKEAYTARAKVDLDLWLPSLVG; encoded by the coding sequence ATGCAATACGACGTTCATATCATCGGCGGCGGCCTCGCCGGCAGCGAAGCGGCTTGGCAGCTCGCGCGCCGGGGGCTTCGCGTGCGGCTTTCGGAAATGCGCGGAACCGGCGAGCGGTCGCCCGCGCATCAGACCGATGCGCTGGCGGAACTCGTCTGCTCCAATTCCTTCCGGTCGGACGATGACGAGAAGAACGCCGTCGGCCTCTTGCACCACGAAATGCGCCAGTGCGGATCGCTGGTCATGGCCGCAGCGGCCAAGGCGCAGGTTCCCGCCGGATCGGCGTTGGCGGTCGATCGCGACGTGTTCTCCGCCGAAGTCGAAGCCGCGCTCGCCGCGCAGCCCACGCTCGAGATCGTTCGCGAGCGGATCGATCGGCTGCCCGATGCGGGACTGACGATCATCGCTACGGGGCCGCTGACCGCCGAGGCGCTCGCCGGATCGATCGGCACAGCCACCGGGGCCGACAGCCTGGCTTTCTTCGACGCCATCGCTCCGATCGTCTATCGCGATTCCATCGACATGGACGTCTGCTGGATGGCCTCGCGCTGGGACAAGGGCGAGACCAAGGACTACATCAACTGCCCGATGACCAAGGAGCAGTACCTGGCCTTCCACGCCGGCCTCATCGCCGGCGAGAAGACCGAGTTCAAGGAGTGGGAAGCCAACACCCCCTACTTCCAGGCTTGCATGCCGATCGAGGTCATGGCCGAGCGCGGGGTTGAGACCTTGCGCTTCGGGCCGATGAAGCCGGTGGGCCTCGACGATCCGCGCACCGCCTCCGAGCAGTTCCCCAATGGGCGCTGGCCCTATGCCGTGGTCCAGCTACGCCAGGACAACAAGCTCGGCACGATCTGGAACATGGTCGGCTTCCAGACCAAGCTCAAGCACGCCGAGCAGGTGCGATTGTTCCGCACGATACCGGGACTGGAGAATGCGGAGTTCGCCCGGCTGGGCGGGCTGCACCGCAACACCTTCCTCAACTCGCCGGTGCTGCTCGACCGCCAACTCCGGCTCAAGACCGCGCCGCATGTCCGCTTCGCCGGTCAGATCACCGGCTGCGAGGGCTATGTCGAAAGCGCCGCGGTCGGATTGATGACAGGGCTGATGACCGCTGCCGAGATCGCCGGGCACGACTGGCAGGCGCCGCCGCGCACCACGGCCATGGGCGCGCTGCTGGCCCACATCACCGGCGATGCCGAAGCCGAGTCCTATCAGCCGATGAACGTCAACTTCGGGCTGTTCCCGCCACCCCCGCCCGAAGTGAAGAAGAAGCAGCGCAAGGAAGCCTACACCGCGCGCGCCAAGGTAGATCTAGACCTCTGGCTCCCCAGCCTCGTCGGCTAG
- a CDS encoding pyruvate dehydrogenase complex E1 component subunit beta — MAIELKMPALSPTMEEGKLAKWLVKEGDEVKSGDILAEIETDKATMEFEAVDEGKIGKIMVAEGTDAVKVGTVIALIDGEGEEASPAPAPAVKVETAATEAKAEEPVAETPKKADSGAAQLASDAKPAKDPALPSGTNMKTVTVREALRDAMAEEMRKDSRVFVMGEEVAQYQGAYKVTQGLLEEFGPERVIDTPITEYGFAGIGTGAAMGGLRPIVEFMTFNFAMQAIDHVINSAAKTNYMSGGQMRCPIVFRGPNGAAARVGAQHSQNYGPWYASVPGLIVIAPYDASDAKGLLKAAIRSEDPVVFLENELVYGRSFELPELDDHVLPIGKARVAREGKDVTIVTYSIGVGLALEAAEQLAGEGIDAEVIDLRTLRPLDTDAVLTSLAKTNRVVVAEEGFPVCSIASEIIAVCMEKGFDDLDAPVLRVCNEDVPLPYAANLEKAALIDVPKIVAAVKQVCYR, encoded by the coding sequence ATGGCGATCGAACTGAAGATGCCCGCGCTCTCGCCGACGATGGAAGAGGGCAAGCTCGCCAAGTGGCTGGTCAAGGAAGGCGACGAGGTCAAATCGGGCGACATCCTCGCCGAGATCGAGACCGACAAGGCGACGATGGAATTCGAAGCCGTCGACGAAGGCAAGATCGGCAAGATCATGGTGGCCGAAGGCACCGATGCGGTGAAAGTCGGCACAGTGATCGCTCTGATCGACGGGGAAGGGGAGGAAGCTTCTCCCGCTCCGGCCCCGGCCGTCAAAGTGGAGACTGCAGCCACGGAAGCGAAAGCCGAGGAACCCGTTGCCGAAACTCCAAAGAAGGCCGACAGCGGTGCAGCCCAACTCGCCAGCGACGCAAAGCCAGCGAAGGATCCGGCTCTCCCCTCCGGCACCAACATGAAAACGGTCACCGTCCGCGAAGCACTGCGGGACGCCATGGCCGAGGAGATGCGCAAGGACAGCCGCGTCTTCGTCATGGGCGAGGAGGTCGCGCAGTATCAAGGCGCCTACAAGGTGACCCAGGGCCTGCTCGAGGAATTCGGGCCCGAACGCGTGATCGACACCCCGATTACCGAATACGGCTTCGCCGGCATCGGAACCGGCGCAGCGATGGGCGGGCTTCGCCCGATCGTCGAGTTCATGACCTTCAATTTCGCCATGCAGGCGATCGACCACGTCATCAACTCGGCGGCCAAGACCAATTACATGTCGGGCGGCCAGATGCGCTGCCCGATCGTGTTCCGCGGCCCCAACGGCGCCGCGGCCCGGGTTGGCGCGCAGCACAGCCAGAACTACGGCCCGTGGTACGCCAGCGTCCCGGGCCTGATCGTCATCGCTCCCTACGACGCGTCGGACGCCAAGGGCTTGCTCAAGGCGGCGATCCGTTCGGAGGATCCGGTGGTTTTCCTCGAGAACGAGCTGGTCTATGGCCGCAGCTTCGAACTGCCCGAGCTTGACGACCACGTCCTGCCGATCGGCAAGGCGCGCGTGGCGCGCGAGGGCAAGGACGTGACCATCGTCACCTATTCGATCGGCGTCGGCCTCGCGCTCGAAGCGGCCGAGCAGCTCGCGGGCGAGGGGATCGATGCCGAGGTCATCGACTTGCGCACCCTGCGACCGCTCGATACCGATGCGGTTCTGACCAGCCTCGCCAAGACCAACCGCGTGGTCGTGGCCGAGGAGGGCTTCCCGGTCTGTTCGATCGCCTCGGAGATCATCGCGGTCTGCATGGAGAAGGGCTTCGATGATCTCGACGCCCCGGTCCTGCGCGTCTGCAACGAGGACGTGCCGCTGCCCTATGCCGCGAACCTTGAGAAGGCAGCGCTGATCGACGTGCCCAAGATCGTCGCGGCGGTGAAGCAGGTCTGCTACCGCTGA
- a CDS encoding molybdopterin-binding protein: MKISARNQISGTITAITPGAVNGQIKVDIGGGNVITSSITEEAVADLGLVVGDRVTVLIKASDVLIGK; encoded by the coding sequence ATGAAGATCAGCGCGCGCAACCAAATTTCCGGCACGATCACCGCGATCACCCCGGGTGCGGTCAACGGCCAGATCAAGGTCGACATCGGCGGCGGCAACGTCATCACTTCGAGCATCACCGAGGAAGCCGTGGCCGATCTCGGCCTCGTCGTCGGCGACCGGGTGACCGTGCTGATCAAGGCGAGCGACGTGCTGATCGGCAAATAA
- the pdhA gene encoding pyruvate dehydrogenase (acetyl-transferring) E1 component subunit alpha: MAKPAKSGTVAVKRTAAKTTGAKTTATRSRAAAKPKAEPGFPEAGDDNFALRSLQEAHGNQKHYQASDEELLHLYEQMLLIRRFEERAGQLYGLGLIGGFCHLYIGQEAVAVGLQSALDNDKDSVITGYRDHGHMLAYGIDPKVIMAELTGRHSGISKGKGGSMHMFSVEHRFYGGHGIVGAQVSLGTGLAFAHKYRQDGGVCLAYFGDGAANQGQVYESFNMASLWKLPIIFVIENNGYAMGTAVKRGSAETEFYRRGTAFRIPGMDVNGMDVLEVRAAAEIALDYVRQGNGPVLMELNTYRYRGHSMSDPAKYRTREEVQEVRDKSDPIEGAKKELLVRGVSEDKLKDIDKRIRAAVSESADFAENSPEPEASELYTDVLVERY; this comes from the coding sequence TTGGCCAAACCCGCCAAAAGCGGCACCGTTGCCGTGAAGCGTACCGCAGCTAAGACTACGGGCGCTAAGACCACCGCAACACGAAGCCGGGCGGCCGCCAAGCCGAAGGCCGAGCCCGGTTTTCCTGAGGCGGGCGATGACAATTTCGCGCTGCGCAGCCTTCAGGAAGCCCACGGTAACCAGAAGCATTACCAGGCCAGCGACGAGGAGCTGCTCCACCTCTACGAGCAGATGCTGCTGATCCGCCGCTTCGAGGAGCGCGCCGGCCAGCTTTACGGCCTCGGCCTGATCGGCGGCTTCTGCCACCTTTACATTGGCCAGGAGGCCGTCGCGGTCGGGCTGCAGTCGGCGCTCGACAACGACAAGGACAGCGTCATCACCGGCTACCGCGACCATGGCCACATGCTCGCTTACGGCATCGATCCCAAGGTGATCATGGCTGAGCTGACGGGGCGCCATTCGGGAATCTCGAAGGGCAAGGGCGGCTCGATGCACATGTTCAGCGTCGAGCACCGCTTCTACGGCGGGCACGGCATCGTCGGCGCCCAGGTGTCGCTCGGCACGGGCCTGGCCTTCGCGCACAAGTATCGCCAGGACGGCGGCGTCTGCCTTGCCTATTTCGGCGACGGCGCGGCGAACCAGGGCCAGGTCTACGAGAGCTTCAACATGGCCTCGCTGTGGAAGCTGCCGATCATCTTCGTCATCGAGAACAATGGCTATGCCATGGGTACCGCGGTCAAGCGCGGTTCGGCCGAGACCGAATTCTATCGCCGCGGCACGGCCTTCCGCATCCCCGGCATGGATGTCAACGGCATGGACGTGCTCGAAGTGCGCGCCGCGGCCGAGATCGCGCTCGACTATGTCCGCCAAGGCAATGGGCCGGTGCTAATGGAGCTCAACACCTACCGCTACCGCGGCCACTCGATGTCCGATCCGGCCAAGTACCGCACGCGCGAGGAAGTGCAGGAAGTGCGCGACAAGTCCGACCCGATCGAGGGCGCCAAGAAGGAACTGCTGGTGCGCGGCGTGTCCGAGGACAAGCTCAAGGACATCGACAAGCGTATCCGCGCCGCGGTGTCCGAAAGCGCCGACTTCGCCGAGAACTCGCCCGAGCCTGAGGCTTCCGAACTCTACACCGACGTGCTGGTGGAGCGCTACTGA
- a CDS encoding squalene/phytoene synthase family protein has translation MSVADSLLEALPPLHRLALAYAPKAAREPTLALLALDQRLAGIVRNSHEPSLAQLRLAWWREQLMVDAAAWPRGEPLLAALQSWRGKHTALVELVNGWEMLTGAAPLPDADLSEFAGGRGEAFAALAEVVGAPCEPALQLGRQWALADLATNVANPEEREAAARLLAAEGRTARVARSLRPLTVLHGLAQRKQKGHSAVSLMTAMRLGLLGR, from the coding sequence ATGAGCGTAGCCGATAGTCTGCTGGAGGCGTTGCCCCCGCTGCACCGCCTCGCTCTGGCCTATGCGCCGAAGGCGGCGCGTGAGCCGACCTTGGCCTTGCTCGCGCTCGACCAGCGGCTTGCCGGGATCGTCCGCAATTCGCACGAACCTTCGCTCGCGCAGTTGCGGCTTGCCTGGTGGCGCGAGCAGCTGATGGTCGATGCCGCCGCCTGGCCGCGGGGTGAGCCTTTGCTGGCGGCATTGCAATCGTGGCGGGGCAAGCACACGGCGCTGGTCGAACTGGTCAATGGCTGGGAAATGCTGACCGGCGCCGCGCCGCTCCCCGACGCCGACCTGTCCGAGTTCGCCGGTGGCCGGGGCGAGGCTTTCGCGGCGCTGGCCGAAGTGGTCGGCGCGCCGTGCGAACCTGCGCTGCAGCTTGGCCGGCAATGGGCGCTGGCCGATCTCGCGACCAATGTCGCCAACCCGGAGGAGCGTGAGGCGGCTGCGCGATTGCTGGCGGCGGAAGGGCGGACTGCCCGGGTCGCCAGGTCGCTTAGGCCGTTGACCGTTCTCCACGGTCTGGCCCAGAGGAAGCAGAAGGGCCATTCGGCGGTCAGTCTCATGACTGCGATGCGGCTCGGATTGTTGGGGCGATAG
- the gyrA gene encoding DNA gyrase subunit A, whose amino-acid sequence MSDDSENLDPPHPLGEFQRVDIVDEMKTSYLDYAMSVIVSRALPDVRDGLKPVHRRILFAAQEGGMVAGRPYRKSAKIVGDVMGNYHPHGDSAIYDALARMTQDWSMRVPLIDGQGNFGSMDPDPPASMRYTEARLARVANFLLDDLDKDTVDFADNYDGSRKEPTVLPARFPNLLVNGAGGIAVGMATNIPPHNLGEVIDGCLAMIENPAITTEELFEIIPGPDFPTAPIILGTHGARSAYTTGRGSILQRCRHEIEEGRGDRRSIVLTSMPYQVGKSGLVEKIAEAAKDKRIEGVSDIRDESSRLGVRVVIELKRDATAEVVLNQLWRHTPAQSSFPANMLAIRGGRPETLALRDIILSFIAFREEVITRRTKFELNKARDRAHILLGLVVAVTNLDQVVAIIRGASNPAAARAALMAREWPIGEIAPYIRLVEAIEEGEEDLSGSTYQLSEIQVKAILDLRLHRLTALGRDEIGGELEELSVSIRGYLAILADRVRLYDVMREELVAVREAYATPRVSQIMPAMDGIDDEDLIEREDMVVTVTMDGYIKRTALSTFRAQNRGGKGRAGMATKDEDVVATMFVTSTHTPVLFFSTAGKVYRLKVWRLPEGGPATRGRPIVNLLPALDKDETIATVLPLPEDEAEWGKLHVVFATAKGSVRRNSMDSFANIPSNGKFAMRFEEGSDDRLIGVALLEPDDDVLLATRQGKAIRFAGDDVREFQSRTSTGVRGMALKGDDEVISLSILHRVGTSSEEREEYVRFAPWKGEKEGEPSIPAERMTELAAREQFILTVCANGYGKMSSAYEYRRTGRGGQGITNIDNIGRNGPVVASFPASQADQLMLVTDQAKLIRLGLDSLRVIGRGSAGVRLFNVADEEHVVSAVRLADTGEEEGVEEDAAQAPEVGGDEGDGATNE is encoded by the coding sequence TTGAGCGACGATTCCGAAAATCTAGATCCGCCTCACCCGCTGGGCGAGTTCCAGCGCGTCGACATCGTCGACGAAATGAAGACGAGCTATCTCGATTACGCGATGAGCGTGATCGTCAGTCGTGCGCTGCCCGACGTGCGCGACGGCCTGAAGCCGGTTCATCGCCGCATCCTGTTCGCCGCCCAGGAAGGCGGCATGGTCGCCGGCCGCCCCTACCGCAAGTCGGCCAAGATCGTCGGCGACGTGATGGGCAACTATCACCCGCACGGCGACAGCGCGATCTACGACGCCCTCGCCCGCATGACCCAGGACTGGTCGATGCGCGTGCCGCTGATTGACGGCCAGGGCAACTTCGGCTCGATGGATCCCGATCCGCCGGCTTCGATGCGTTATACGGAAGCGCGCCTCGCCCGCGTCGCGAACTTCCTGCTCGACGATCTCGACAAGGATACGGTCGATTTCGCCGACAACTACGACGGCTCGCGCAAGGAACCGACGGTCCTCCCTGCGCGGTTCCCCAATCTGCTGGTCAACGGCGCCGGCGGTATTGCCGTCGGCATGGCGACCAACATTCCGCCGCACAACCTGGGCGAAGTGATCGACGGCTGCCTCGCGATGATCGAGAACCCGGCAATCACCACCGAGGAACTGTTCGAGATCATCCCGGGGCCGGACTTCCCGACCGCGCCGATCATCCTCGGCACCCACGGCGCGCGTTCGGCCTACACCACCGGGCGCGGCTCGATCCTCCAGCGCTGCCGCCACGAGATCGAGGAAGGCCGGGGCGACCGCCGCTCGATCGTGCTGACCTCGATGCCCTATCAGGTCGGCAAGTCGGGCCTCGTCGAAAAGATCGCCGAAGCCGCCAAGGACAAGCGGATCGAGGGTGTTTCCGACATCCGCGACGAATCGAGCCGCCTCGGCGTGCGCGTGGTCATCGAACTGAAGCGCGACGCCACGGCCGAAGTCGTGCTCAACCAGCTCTGGCGGCACACGCCGGCGCAGAGCTCGTTCCCGGCGAACATGCTGGCGATCCGCGGCGGCCGCCCCGAGACGCTGGCGCTGCGCGACATCATCCTGTCGTTCATCGCCTTCCGCGAGGAGGTGATCACCCGCCGCACCAAGTTCGAGCTCAACAAGGCGCGCGACCGTGCGCACATCTTGCTCGGCCTCGTCGTTGCGGTGACGAACCTGGATCAAGTGGTCGCGATCATCCGCGGCGCATCCAACCCCGCCGCCGCCCGTGCCGCGCTGATGGCGCGCGAATGGCCGATCGGCGAGATCGCCCCCTATATTCGCCTGGTGGAAGCGATCGAAGAGGGCGAGGAAGACCTCTCAGGCTCGACCTACCAGCTTTCCGAGATCCAGGTGAAGGCGATCCTCGACCTGCGGCTCCACCGCCTCACCGCGCTCGGCCGCGACGAGATCGGCGGCGAGCTCGAGGAACTGTCCGTCTCGATCCGCGGCTATCTTGCCATCCTTGCCGACCGCGTCCGCCTCTATGACGTGATGCGCGAGGAACTCGTCGCGGTGCGCGAGGCTTACGCCACGCCGCGCGTCTCGCAGATCATGCCCGCCATGGACGGGATCGACGACGAGGACCTGATCGAGCGCGAGGACATGGTCGTCACCGTGACCATGGACGGCTATATCAAGCGCACGGCGCTCTCGACCTTCCGCGCGCAGAACCGCGGCGGCAAGGGCCGCGCCGGCATGGCGACCAAGGACGAGGACGTCGTCGCGACGATGTTCGTCACCTCGACCCACACGCCGGTGCTGTTCTTCTCGACCGCGGGCAAGGTCTATCGCCTCAAGGTCTGGCGTCTGCCCGAAGGCGGGCCGGCGACGCGCGGACGGCCGATCGTCAACCTGCTGCCGGCGCTCGACAAGGACGAGACCATCGCCACGGTGCTGCCGCTGCCCGAGGACGAGGCGGAATGGGGCAAGCTCCACGTCGTCTTCGCCACTGCCAAGGGCAGCGTGCGACGCAACAGCATGGACTCGTTCGCCAACATTCCCTCGAACGGCAAGTTCGCGATGCGCTTCGAGGAAGGCTCGGACGACCGGCTGATTGGCGTCGCGCTGCTCGAGCCCGACGACGACGTGCTGCTCGCCACCCGGCAGGGCAAGGCGATCCGCTTCGCCGGCGACGACGTCCGCGAGTTCCAGAGCCGCACCTCTACCGGCGTTCGCGGCATGGCGCTCAAGGGTGACGACGAGGTCATCTCGCTGTCGATCCTGCACCGCGTCGGCACCAGCTCCGAAGAGCGTGAGGAATACGTCCGCTTCGCTCCATGGAAGGGCGAAAAGGAAGGCGAACCCTCGATCCCTGCCGAGCGCATGACCGAACTCGCCGCCCGCGAGCAGTTCATCCTCACCGTCTGCGCCAACGGCTATGGCAAGATGTCCTCGGCCTACGAGTACCGCCGCACCGGCCGCGGCGGCCAGGGCATCACCAATATCGACAATATCGGCCGTAACGGTCCGGTGGTGGCGAGCTTCCCGGCAAGCCAGGCGGACCAGCTCATGCTGGTGACCGACCAGGCCAAGCTGATCCGCCTCGGCCTGGACTCCTTGCGCGTCATTGGCCGCGGCTCGGCCGGCGTGCGGCTGTTCAACGTCGCCGACGAGGAACATGTGGTCAGCGCCGTGCGTCTTGCCGATACGGGTGAAGAGGAAGGCGTCGAAGAAGATGCCGCCCAAGCGCCCGAAGTTGGCGGAGACGAAGGCGATGGCGCCACCAATGAATGA
- a CDS encoding type II toxin-antitoxin system RatA family toxin yields the protein MPGIHEVRRLPYSAEQMFDLVADVARYGEFLPWVKATRVRSNTEDELIADMLVGFSAIREKFTSRVEKRRPEEIRVHYVDGPLRDLDNRWLFHALGPQECEIDFTVDFAFRNALFEKLAGQYFDRAFHKMVAAFETRAAELYGSSNSSATSAA from the coding sequence ATGCCCGGTATCCACGAAGTCCGGCGGCTCCCCTACAGCGCGGAGCAGATGTTCGATCTCGTCGCCGACGTCGCGCGCTACGGCGAGTTCCTGCCCTGGGTGAAGGCGACCCGCGTGCGTTCGAACACCGAAGACGAACTGATCGCTGACATGCTCGTCGGCTTCAGCGCGATCCGCGAGAAGTTCACCTCGCGCGTCGAGAAGCGCCGACCGGAGGAAATCCGCGTCCACTATGTCGACGGACCGCTGCGCGACCTCGACAACCGCTGGCTGTTCCATGCCCTGGGTCCGCAGGAATGCGAGATCGACTTCACCGTCGACTTCGCCTTCCGCAACGCCCTGTTCGAGAAGCTGGCCGGCCAGTACTTCGACCGCGCCTTCCACAAGATGGTCGCCGCCTTCGAGACGCGCGCAGCCGAGCTTTACGGCAGCAGCAATTCGAGCGCGACCAGCGCCGCCTGA
- a CDS encoding septum formation initiator family protein produces MIKKTRTEPKLARESLVQGFALMSLLVLAGVSLVGPSGLLAWSENQRLLVERRAQVVQLTKERDELRNRVALLDPRHMDPDLAGELLRSNLNVAHPDEMVMLLH; encoded by the coding sequence ATGATCAAGAAGACGCGCACCGAACCGAAACTTGCACGGGAAAGCCTGGTTCAGGGATTTGCGCTGATGAGTCTGCTGGTCCTGGCCGGGGTTTCACTCGTGGGGCCGAGCGGTTTGCTCGCCTGGTCGGAGAACCAGCGTCTGCTCGTCGAACGGCGCGCCCAAGTGGTGCAACTGACAAAGGAGCGGGACGAGTTGCGCAACCGCGTCGCACTGCTCGACCCGCGCCATATGGACCCCGATCTCGCCGGCGAGCTGCTGCGCAGCAACCTCAACGTCGCCCATCCCGACGAAATGGTCATGCTGCTTCACTGA
- a CDS encoding DUF952 domain-containing protein, translated as MNDRPAVAYKVLTAEQMEALEADGTFAGAPVDLADGYIHLSTAEQLDETVTKHFAGQDHLHVAAVDLPVLGDAVKWEPSRGGALFPHIYAPLPLSAVLAYGPVERDHDGKVKLPVAG; from the coding sequence ATGAATGACCGCCCGGCGGTCGCCTACAAGGTGCTGACGGCAGAGCAGATGGAAGCGCTGGAAGCCGACGGCACCTTCGCGGGAGCCCCCGTGGATTTAGCGGACGGCTACATCCATCTCTCGACAGCCGAGCAGCTCGATGAGACTGTCACCAAGCATTTCGCCGGTCAGGATCACCTCCACGTCGCGGCTGTCGACCTGCCTGTGCTGGGCGATGCGGTCAAATGGGAGCCGTCGCGCGGCGGAGCGCTGTTTCCGCATATCTATGCGCCGCTGCCGCTCTCGGCAGTGCTCGCCTACGGTCCGGTCGAACGCGATCATGACGGTAAGGTGAAACTTCCGGTCGCGGGCTGA
- the lipA gene encoding lipoyl synthase, whose translation MNDLSSVPSEPTPERRRKPDWIRVKAPTSKAYGETRELMRSLNLNTVCEEAACPNIGECWTKKHATVMILGDVCTRACAFCNVKTGMPRKVDAHEPAHVAEAAAKLGLEHIVITSVDRDDLPDGGAGQFVKVIDALRAATPATTIEILTPDFRGKMQAAVEAIVTARPDVYNHNLETVPRLYPTIRPGARYYASLRLLEQVKRHDPSIFTKSGVMLGLGEERLEVHQVMDDMRCADIDFLTMGQYLQPTQRHAKVMEFVTPQAFSAYGAIARSKGFLQVAASPLTRSSYHAGDDFRQMREAREAQLAKARTA comes from the coding sequence ATGAACGATCTTTCTTCCGTCCCTTCAGAGCCGACGCCTGAACGTCGGCGCAAGCCCGACTGGATCCGCGTCAAGGCGCCGACTTCCAAAGCCTATGGCGAGACGCGCGAGTTGATGCGCAGCCTCAATCTCAATACGGTCTGCGAAGAGGCGGCCTGCCCGAACATCGGCGAGTGCTGGACCAAGAAGCACGCGACGGTGATGATCCTGGGCGACGTCTGCACCCGCGCCTGCGCGTTCTGCAACGTCAAGACCGGCATGCCGCGCAAGGTCGACGCGCATGAGCCCGCGCATGTGGCCGAGGCTGCCGCCAAGCTCGGGCTCGAGCACATAGTAATCACCTCGGTCGACCGTGACGACCTGCCCGACGGCGGCGCCGGCCAGTTCGTCAAGGTCATCGATGCGCTGCGCGCCGCGACTCCGGCGACGACGATCGAGATTCTCACGCCCGATTTCCGCGGCAAGATGCAGGCCGCGGTCGAAGCGATCGTCACTGCGCGGCCCGACGTCTACAACCACAACCTCGAAACCGTGCCGCGGCTCTATCCGACGATCCGGCCCGGCGCGCGTTATTACGCCTCTCTGCGCCTGCTCGAGCAGGTCAAGCGCCACGATCCGTCGATCTTCACCAAGTCCGGCGTCATGCTCGGGCTCGGCGAGGAGCGGCTCGAAGTCCATCAGGTGATGGACGACATGCGCTGCGCCGACATCGATTTCCTGACGATGGGCCAGTACCTTCAGCCGACCCAGCGCCACGCCAAGGTCATGGAATTCGTTACGCCGCAAGCCTTCTCAGCCTATGGTGCGATCGCGCGCTCGAAGGGCTTCCTGCAGGTAGCGGCGAGTCCGTTGACGCGCTCCAGCTATCACGCCGGCGACGATTTCCGGCAGATGCGCGAGGCGCGCGAAGCCCAATTGGCCAAAGCCCGTACTGCCTGA